The following proteins are encoded in a genomic region of Pseudodesulfovibrio mercurii:
- the thiH gene encoding 2-iminoacetate synthase ThiH, protein MSFYPLIETYAEALPDARFDDFTEEDVRRALNRTTATVEDFMALMSPAASTLLEEMARKASGLTVQHFGRTVSLFTPLYLANICTNHCVYCGFNCTNKIHRSMLSLEEVDVEGAAIAATGLKNLLILTGDAPAKTGVDYLEACTRVLNKHFPSVSIEVFALTGEEYARLVKAGVDGMTMFQETYDEELYAVLHPKGPKRDYRFRLDAPERACRAGMRVVNIGALLGLGDWRRDALLTGLHAAYLMHRYPETDIAVSLPRMRPHVGDWEPKTIVSDKDMVQFLMALRIFLPRVGITISTRENAEFRENILPLGVTRMSAGVSTAVGGHSAETSDEENTGQFDISDARSVDEVCAALRLKGYQPVFKDWEPIFETSSATMEGA, encoded by the coding sequence ATGAGTTTTTACCCGCTCATCGAAACCTACGCCGAGGCGCTGCCCGACGCGCGTTTCGACGACTTCACGGAAGAGGACGTGCGCCGGGCCCTGAACCGGACCACGGCCACGGTGGAGGACTTCATGGCCCTGATGAGCCCGGCCGCCTCCACCCTGCTCGAGGAGATGGCCCGCAAGGCCAGCGGGTTGACCGTCCAGCACTTCGGCCGGACAGTCAGCCTGTTCACTCCCCTCTACCTGGCCAACATCTGCACCAACCACTGCGTTTACTGCGGGTTCAACTGCACCAACAAGATCCACCGCTCCATGCTCAGCCTGGAGGAGGTGGACGTGGAGGGCGCGGCCATCGCGGCCACCGGGCTCAAGAACCTGCTCATCCTGACGGGCGACGCCCCGGCCAAGACCGGGGTGGACTACCTCGAGGCCTGCACCAGGGTCCTGAACAAGCACTTCCCGTCCGTGTCCATCGAGGTCTTCGCCCTGACCGGGGAGGAGTACGCGCGCCTGGTCAAGGCGGGCGTGGACGGCATGACCATGTTCCAGGAGACCTACGACGAGGAGCTGTACGCCGTGCTCCACCCCAAGGGGCCCAAGCGGGACTACCGCTTCCGTCTGGACGCTCCGGAACGGGCCTGCCGGGCGGGCATGCGCGTGGTCAACATCGGCGCGCTCCTGGGGCTGGGCGACTGGCGGCGCGACGCGCTCCTGACCGGCCTGCACGCGGCCTATCTCATGCACCGCTACCCGGAGACGGACATCGCCGTGTCCCTGCCGCGCATGCGTCCGCACGTGGGCGACTGGGAGCCCAAGACCATCGTTTCGGACAAGGACATGGTCCAGTTCCTGATGGCCCTGCGCATCTTCCTGCCCAGGGTGGGCATCACCATCTCCACCCGCGAGAACGCCGAGTTCCGCGAGAACATCCTGCCGCTGGGCGTGACCCGCATGTCCGCGGGCGTGTCCACGGCCGTGGGCGGGCACTCCGCCGAGACCAGCGACGAGGAGAACACCGGCCAGTTCGACATCAGCGACGCCCGCAGCGTGGACGAGGTCTGCGCCGCCCTGCGTCTCAAGGGATACCAGCCCGTGTTCAAGGACTGGGAGCCCATCTTCGAGACTTCGTCTGCAACCATGGAGGGGGCATGA
- a CDS encoding thiazole synthase, with protein sequence MTKDTFTIGGRTLTSRLFTGTGKYGDDGIIPAVCEASGSEVITVALRRVDLQSTTGNVMDCIPEHMQLLPNTSGARNADEAVRIARLARAMGCGDWIKIEVISDNRYLLPDGYETVKATEILAKEGFVVLPYVNADLYVAKALVDAGAAAVMPLGAPIGTNRGLKTREMVRILIEEIDLPIVVDAGIGRPSEACEAMEMGADAVLVNTAIATAADPVMMARAFGRAVRAGREAYLSGPGAKRMLADASSPLTGFLGGAA encoded by the coding sequence ATGACCAAGGACACCTTCACCATCGGCGGCAGGACCCTGACCAGCCGCCTGTTCACCGGCACCGGAAAATACGGCGACGACGGGATCATCCCGGCCGTCTGCGAGGCCTCGGGCTCCGAGGTCATCACCGTGGCCCTGCGCCGGGTCGACCTTCAGTCCACCACGGGCAACGTCATGGACTGCATTCCCGAACACATGCAGCTTTTGCCCAACACCTCGGGCGCGCGCAACGCCGACGAGGCAGTGCGCATCGCCCGGCTGGCCCGGGCCATGGGCTGCGGCGACTGGATCAAGATCGAGGTCATCTCGGACAACCGCTACCTCCTGCCCGACGGCTACGAGACCGTGAAGGCCACGGAGATCCTGGCCAAGGAGGGCTTCGTCGTCCTGCCCTACGTCAACGCCGACCTGTACGTGGCCAAGGCCCTGGTCGATGCGGGGGCGGCCGCGGTTATGCCGCTGGGCGCGCCCATCGGCACCAACCGGGGGCTCAAGACCCGCGAGATGGTCCGCATCCTCATCGAGGAGATCGACCTGCCCATCGTGGTGGACGCGGGCATCGGCCGTCCGTCCGAGGCCTGCGAGGCCATGGAGATGGGCGCGGACGCGGTCCTGGTCAACACGGCCATCGCCACGGCCGCCGATCCGGTCATGATGGCCCGCGCCTTCGGTCGCGCGGTCCGGGCCGGGCGCGAGGCGTACCTGTCCGGTCCCGGCGCGAAACGGATGCTGGCCGACGCCTCCTCGCCCCTGACCGGTTTCCTGGGAGGCGCGGCATGA
- the thiS gene encoding sulfur carrier protein ThiS: MIVTINGKAAELDEPLTILALLESKEIAPQAVVVERNGDIVPGERFESVSLNDGDHLEILRFVGGG, encoded by the coding sequence ATGATCGTCACCATCAACGGCAAGGCGGCGGAGCTGGACGAGCCCCTGACCATTCTCGCCTTGCTCGAATCCAAGGAGATCGCGCCCCAGGCCGTGGTCGTCGAACGCAACGGGGACATCGTGCCCGGCGAGCGTTTCGAGTCCGTGAGCCTGAACGACGGCGACCATCTGGAAATCCTCCGCTTCGTGGGCGGGGGCTAG